A region from the Vicingaceae bacterium genome encodes:
- the rsmI gene encoding ribosomal RNA small subunit methyltransferase I: MPKLTLVPVPIGNLNDITKRSIESLLQADIIFCEDTRSCHKLLKQLGIENKKLMAFHSANEHKILPQAMELIKNHQNTVYCSEAGTPGISDPGYLLVRSCIEHNIPVECLPGPVAFIPALVVSGLPMQRFYFEGFLPHKKGREKRIRFLSELEDTFILYESPHRLLKTLQQLIEFVGPDRQTSVSREISKLYEETVRGTLASVHEHFSKHSIKGEFVIVVAGKNH, translated from the coding sequence ATGCCTAAACTTACATTAGTTCCTGTTCCTATCGGAAATCTTAATGATATAACGAAAAGATCAATAGAAAGTTTACTGCAAGCCGATATAATTTTTTGTGAAGATACAAGGAGTTGTCATAAGTTGCTAAAACAACTAGGCATTGAAAATAAAAAATTAATGGCTTTTCACAGTGCAAATGAACATAAAATTTTGCCGCAAGCCATGGAATTGATTAAAAACCATCAAAATACCGTCTATTGCAGTGAAGCCGGCACACCCGGTATATCTGATCCCGGATACCTCCTGGTAAGAAGTTGTATTGAACATAACATACCGGTTGAATGCCTTCCGGGCCCGGTGGCATTTATACCGGCTTTGGTAGTATCGGGCTTACCCATGCAGCGATTTTATTTTGAAGGATTTTTACCTCATAAAAAAGGGCGCGAAAAAAGAATTCGTTTTTTGTCGGAATTGGAAGACACATTTATACTATACGAATCTCCGCACCGTTTGTTAAAAACCTTGCAACAACTCATCGAGTTTGTCGGCCCTGATCGACAAACATCTGTCTCACGAGAAATTTCCAAACTTTATGAAGAAACTGTCAGAGGCACACTTGCTTCAGTACACGAACATTTTTCAAAACACTCTATAAAAGGCGAATTTGTGATTGTGGTTGCCGGAAAAAACCATTAA
- a CDS encoding transcriptional regulator: MIPDLPENKIYFTIGEVAALFDVNPSLIRFWEKEFPHFKPRKNNNGIRIFTKKDIALFAKIYDLVKVKGLTLEGARKALSGQTTIFDEFNENNIEISATTQDSKKSRLNQIIKKLEEIKSNLIELKNEMK; encoded by the coding sequence ATGATACCGGATTTACCCGAAAATAAAATTTATTTTACTATAGGAGAGGTGGCAGCGTTGTTTGACGTCAATCCTTCTTTGATTCGATTCTGGGAAAAAGAATTTCCTCACTTTAAACCACGCAAAAACAATAATGGCATCAGAATTTTCACAAAAAAGGACATTGCCTTATTTGCCAAAATTTACGACTTGGTAAAAGTCAAAGGATTGACCCTGGAAGGAGCAAGAAAGGCATTATCCGGACAAACTACCATCTTTGACGAATTCAATGAAAATAACATTGAGATATCTGCCACAACACAAGATTCAAAAAAATCCAGATTAAATCAAATAATCAAAAAACTTGAAGAGATAAAATCAAATTTAATAGAATTGAAAAACGAAATGAAATAA
- a CDS encoding DNA-directed RNA polymerase sigma-70 factor, giving the protein MTEQELIERCIKQDRVAQKYLFDKYARRFKAICMRYAKFEIEADDMVQDAFIKIFEKIQTFGFNGSFEGWMRRIVVNTAIDHVKRNKKHSSDIDYEQVDFHHKYFPVTANKLDANTILKLINCIPDGYRTVFNLYAIEGYSHKEIAEMLGITESTSKSQYSRAKLYIQKLLKKNNMLENTLYEK; this is encoded by the coding sequence ATGACAGAACAAGAATTGATAGAACGTTGTATTAAGCAGGACCGCGTGGCGCAAAAATATCTTTTCGATAAGTATGCACGCAGGTTTAAGGCGATATGTATGCGCTATGCAAAGTTTGAAATTGAAGCAGACGATATGGTGCAGGATGCTTTTATAAAAATTTTCGAAAAAATTCAAACATTTGGTTTCAATGGCTCTTTTGAGGGCTGGATGAGACGCATTGTCGTCAATACTGCCATTGATCATGTGAAAAGAAACAAAAAACATTCATCGGACATTGATTACGAACAAGTAGATTTTCATCACAAATATTTTCCCGTCACGGCAAATAAGCTGGATGCCAACACCATTTTAAAATTAATCAATTGCATTCCGGACGGATACCGGACCGTTTTTAATTTATACGCCATTGAAGGGTATTCCCACAAAGAAATAGCAGAGATGTTGGGTATTACCGAAAGTACTTCAAAATCGCAATATTCAAGAGCCAAATTATACATTCAAAAATTATTGAAAAAAAACAATATGCTGGAAAATACTTTATATGAAAAATAA